Proteins co-encoded in one Deinococcus planocerae genomic window:
- a CDS encoding SMP-30/gluconolactonase/LRE family protein, which translates to MRAEQVTDPVAYHAEGPVWSDRWGGLRWVDMLAGDVLSLGADGSVGRKHVGKVAAALRPRRGGGAVIGVERGFALEDPDGTIRTLPEVWSDPGIRMNEGGCDPDGRFYCGSMAYDQTPGAAKLYRLNPDGTVEVVLEGVTVSNGLEWSPDAMLAYYNDTATFRVSVFDYDRNKGLTNRRTFVDLTDERLRPDGLTVDSQGGVWVALAGGGAVRHYAPDGKLAGVIELPARKVTACTFGGPGLETLYVTTSRENLEPGEDPLAGSLFRAEVGVRGQSVREFAG; encoded by the coding sequence ATGCGCGCAGAACAGGTGACCGACCCGGTGGCCTACCACGCGGAGGGCCCGGTCTGGTCGGACCGCTGGGGCGGCCTGCGCTGGGTGGACATGCTCGCGGGGGACGTGCTGTCGCTGGGGGCGGACGGTTCGGTGGGCCGCAAGCACGTCGGTAAGGTGGCCGCCGCCCTGCGCCCCCGCCGTGGGGGTGGCGCCGTGATCGGCGTGGAGCGGGGCTTCGCGCTGGAGGACCCGGACGGGACGATCAGAACGCTCCCGGAAGTCTGGTCTGACCCCGGCATCCGCATGAACGAGGGCGGCTGCGACCCCGACGGGCGCTTCTACTGCGGCTCGATGGCCTACGACCAGACACCCGGGGCCGCCAAGCTCTACCGCCTGAACCCGGACGGCACGGTCGAGGTGGTGCTGGAGGGCGTCACCGTCTCCAACGGCCTGGAGTGGAGCCCGGACGCCATGCTGGCCTATTACAACGACACCGCGACCTTCCGCGTCTCCGTCTTCGACTACGACCGGAACAAGGGATTGACCAACCGGCGGACCTTCGTGGACCTCACGGACGAGAGGCTGCGGCCCGACGGCCTGACGGTGGACTCGCAGGGGGGCGTGTGGGTGGCCCTCGCAGGCGGGGGCGCGGTGCGGCACTATGCGCCGGACGGCAAACTGGCGGGCGTGATCGAGCTGCCCGCGAGGAAGGTCACGGCCTGCACCTTCGGGGGGCCGGGGCTGGAGACGCTCTACGTCACCACGTCGCGCGAGAACCTGGAGCCGGGCGAAGACCCGCTGGCCGGGTCCCTCTTCCGCGCGGAGGTCGGCGTGCGGGGCCAATCCGTGCGCGAGTTCGCCGGTTAG
- a CDS encoding DUF421 domain-containing protein gives MFQELQQWAVQIERFLEYNRDVGDVGGLAMALRTLLIYAFSLFLVRIGNKRFLAQASAFDVIIGIMLGSVMSRAINSSAPLFPTLGAGLVLVGLHWSLNRLSYHLDWLGPLLKGNPVLLIRNGELHQDGLRKSGISEGDLEQALRLQAQETDPSGIKLAYLERNGNVSAMTKESEPRVLEVKVEDGVQTVRIKVE, from the coding sequence ATGTTTCAAGAGCTTCAACAATGGGCCGTCCAGATCGAGAGGTTTCTCGAATACAACCGCGACGTGGGAGACGTGGGGGGCCTCGCGATGGCCCTGCGGACGCTCCTGATCTACGCCTTCTCGTTGTTTCTGGTCCGCATCGGCAACAAACGCTTTCTGGCCCAGGCGTCGGCCTTCGACGTGATCATCGGCATCATGCTCGGCTCGGTAATGAGCCGCGCCATCAACTCCTCGGCCCCGCTCTTTCCCACCCTGGGGGCCGGGCTGGTCCTCGTCGGGCTCCACTGGTCGCTGAACAGGCTGTCCTACCATCTCGACTGGCTGGGTCCCCTCCTGAAGGGCAACCCGGTGCTCCTGATCAGAAACGGGGAACTTCATCAGGATGGGTTGAGGAAAAGCGGCATCTCCGAAGGTGACCTCGAACAGGCGCTGCGGCTGCAAGCCCAGGAGACGGACCCTTCCGGGATCAAGCTCGCCTACCTGGAGCGCAACGGGAACGTCAGCGCGATGACCAAAGAGAGTGAGCCGCGCGTGTTGGAGGTCAAGGTGGAGGACGGCGTGCAGACGGTGCGGATCAAGGTGGAGTAG
- a CDS encoding formylglycine-generating enzyme family protein, which yields MTGPTQTAPIQTTTSLPPSPHMVWIPGGTFRMGSDEFYPEERPAHRVTVDGFWMDEHPVTNAEFARFVRATGYVTVAERAPDPEGYPGIDPALLVPGSLVFRRPGGRVDLRDPAHWWAYVPGACWRHPEGPGSTLDGRYRHPAVHLAHEDAATYAAWMGKTLPTEAEWEFAARGGLDGARYVWGDDPTPGGQQMANTWQGEFPWLNLELDGYAGTSPVCVFPPGGYGLYDMAGNVWEWTSDFFRPRHPGEAGGACCIPRNPRVDSAGGSHPSGGPDAQIPRRVLKGGSHLCAPNFCLRYRPAARQGEAVDTSTGHIGFRCVVRAT from the coding sequence ATGACCGGACCCACGCAGACGGCGCCCATCCAGACGACCACATCCCTCCCCCCCTCGCCCCACATGGTCTGGATTCCGGGGGGCACCTTCCGGATGGGCTCGGACGAGTTCTACCCCGAGGAGCGCCCCGCCCACCGCGTCACCGTGGACGGGTTCTGGATGGACGAGCACCCCGTCACGAACGCCGAGTTCGCCCGCTTCGTCCGGGCCACCGGGTACGTGACGGTGGCCGAGCGGGCGCCCGACCCCGAGGGCTACCCCGGCATCGACCCGGCCCTGCTCGTTCCCGGCTCGCTGGTGTTCCGGCGCCCGGGGGGCCGCGTCGACCTGCGCGACCCCGCGCACTGGTGGGCCTACGTCCCCGGCGCGTGCTGGCGTCACCCCGAGGGACCCGGAAGCACCCTCGACGGACGCTACCGCCACCCCGCCGTCCACCTCGCCCATGAGGACGCCGCCACCTACGCGGCCTGGATGGGCAAGACGCTCCCCACCGAGGCGGAGTGGGAGTTCGCCGCGCGCGGGGGGCTGGACGGCGCTCGCTACGTCTGGGGCGACGACCCCACGCCGGGGGGGCAGCAGATGGCGAACACCTGGCAGGGCGAGTTCCCGTGGCTGAACCTGGAGTTGGACGGGTACGCGGGCACCTCCCCGGTGTGCGTCTTCCCGCCGGGCGGCTACGGCCTCTACGACATGGCGGGCAACGTGTGGGAGTGGACGAGCGACTTCTTCCGGCCCCGTCACCCGGGCGAGGCGGGGGGGGCGTGCTGCATCCCCCGCAACCCCCGGGTGGACTCGGCGGGGGGGAGCCACCCGTCCGGGGGGCCGGACGCCCAGATTCCGCGCCGTGTTCTCAAGGGCGGCTCGCACCTGTGCGCCCCGAACTTCTGCCTGCGTTACCGCCCGGCGGCCCGCCAGGGCGAGGCGGTGGACACGTCCACGGGTCACATCGGTTTTCGCTGCGTCGTCCGGGCGACGTGA
- a CDS encoding bile acid:sodium symporter family protein translates to MFEFLQRLAGFAVPIFVISTMLNVGLTQKLPDIVGYWKEWPFVLKMLLANFVLAPLVMILAVNLFTFPPALEAGLLIFALCAGAPFLIKLTQTSEHDLALGAATMLLLMVGTVIYAPLVLPLVLEGISVNAWAVARSLFLQLLLPIAVGMLLAQFLTGFAKTIQPWAAKIGNYALYVVLGATLIGYLPNMLDIVGTGAILLGVVFVLAAFGIGYVLGKGEDHTEDVGALGTAQRNTAAGLIIATQNFSDPNVLVILTLSNALGIVMLLFLARRLSRDNEGQTEQA, encoded by the coding sequence ATGTTTGAGTTCCTGCAACGGCTCGCCGGGTTCGCCGTCCCGATCTTCGTGATCTCCACCATGCTCAACGTCGGCCTGACCCAGAAGCTGCCCGACATCGTGGGGTACTGGAAGGAGTGGCCCTTCGTCCTCAAGATGCTGCTGGCGAACTTCGTCCTGGCCCCGCTGGTGATGATCCTGGCGGTGAACCTCTTCACCTTCCCCCCGGCGCTGGAGGCGGGCCTCCTGATCTTCGCGCTGTGCGCCGGGGCGCCCTTCCTGATCAAGCTCACCCAGACCTCGGAGCACGACCTCGCCCTGGGCGCCGCGACCATGCTGCTGCTGATGGTGGGCACGGTCATCTATGCGCCCCTGGTGCTGCCCCTGGTGCTGGAAGGGATCAGCGTGAATGCCTGGGCGGTCGCCCGTTCGCTGTTCCTGCAACTGCTGCTTCCCATCGCGGTCGGGATGCTGCTGGCGCAATTTCTGACCGGGTTCGCCAAGACGATTCAGCCGTGGGCCGCGAAGATCGGCAACTACGCCCTGTACGTGGTGCTCGGCGCGACCCTGATCGGCTACCTGCCCAACATGCTGGACATCGTGGGGACGGGGGCCATCCTGCTCGGTGTCGTGTTCGTGCTCGCGGCGTTCGGCATCGGGTACGTGCTGGGCAAGGGCGAGGACCACACCGAGGACGTGGGCGCCCTGGGCACCGCGCAGCGCAACACCGCCGCCGGGCTGATCATCGCCACCCAGAACTTCAGCGACCCCAACGTGCTGGTGATCCTGACGCTCTCCAACGCGCTGGGCATCGTCATGCTGCTCTTCCTCGCCCGCAGGCTCAGCCGCGACAACGAGGGCCAGACCGAGCAGGCTTGA
- a CDS encoding SDR family NAD(P)-dependent oxidoreductase has protein sequence MDLGLQGKTALVTGAGSGIGRAVALTFAAEGANVVLTDLKQEGLDETLERMRQAGSGEGATLIADAGNPEDHQRAVDLAAERFGGLYAACNNAGIGGESNPVADLSPEGFRKVIEVNLLGVFYGMHAQIPALLRGEGGAIVNIASILGQVGWENSSPYVSSKHGVVGLTRSAALEYARQGVRVNAVGPGSIQTPILGQDQAALDHLASLHPMGRMGQPEEIANLVVFLCSPRASLMTGGYSPADGGYLAK, from the coding sequence ATGGATCTCGGTTTGCAGGGCAAAACGGCGCTCGTCACGGGCGCGGGCTCCGGCATCGGGCGGGCGGTGGCGCTCACCTTTGCGGCGGAGGGAGCGAACGTCGTCCTGACCGACCTGAAGCAGGAGGGCCTGGACGAGACGCTGGAGCGGATGCGGCAGGCGGGCTCCGGTGAGGGCGCGACCCTGATCGCGGACGCGGGCAACCCGGAGGACCACCAGAGGGCCGTGGACCTGGCCGCGGAGCGGTTCGGGGGCCTGTACGCCGCCTGCAACAACGCGGGGATCGGCGGCGAGTCGAACCCGGTGGCCGACCTCAGCCCCGAGGGCTTCCGCAAGGTGATCGAGGTCAACCTGCTGGGCGTCTTTTACGGGATGCACGCGCAGATTCCCGCCCTGCTGCGCGGCGAGGGCGGGGCCATCGTGAACATCGCCTCGATCCTGGGGCAGGTGGGCTGGGAGAACTCCTCACCCTACGTGTCCTCCAAGCACGGCGTGGTGGGCCTGACCCGCTCGGCGGCGCTGGAGTACGCGCGGCAGGGCGTGCGGGTCAACGCGGTCGGGCCCGGCTCTATCCAGACGCCGATTCTGGGCCAGGACCAGGCGGCGCTCGACCACCTGGCGTCGCTGCACCCGATGGGCCGGATGGGGCAGCCGGAGGAGATCGCCAACCTCGTCGTCTTCCTGTGCAGCCCGCGCGCCAGCCTGATGACGGGCGGCTACTCCCCGGCGGACGGCGGCTACCTGGCGAAGTAG
- a CDS encoding DUF308 domain-containing protein: MRWRAEIPGAGEWLVGLSGLLLVILGILLLLNPLAGIITTAYLVGFYAVIAGIVLTLLGFSAAESVAPCLAG; this comes from the coding sequence ATCCGCTGGCGGGCGGAGATTCCGGGCGCGGGCGAGTGGCTGGTCGGCCTCAGCGGCCTGCTGCTCGTGATCCTGGGCATCCTGCTCTTGCTCAATCCGCTCGCCGGGATCATCACGACCGCGTACCTCGTCGGGTTCTACGCCGTCATCGCGGGCATCGTGCTGACCCTGCTGGGCTTTTCGGCTGCGGAGTCTGTAGCTCCCTGCCTGGCAGGGTAG
- a CDS encoding AI-2E family transporter: MQRPPSVQPPVRIVNLLPTALVVIGLLLLLNFFGRVSASLLAVTLAVLLATALNPVVVFFERWMSRGVAAVLTVLVVLGALVGLFWLAVPPIAAQFADLLQGLPRDAAQLEEYLREWLDRTPQLAALVQQIDLAALARRAASWLTNLFPVLLSVTGSVASFLFLAVVTFITLLFALSNPVPLINGVLGALPQRYRPQAREALANVLNQMGAWGRAQVLVMLIIGVGMAVGLYLLGVENWLVFGVISALGELIPNIGPILAAVPPVLFTLLGDPQQALYVAIYAVVLQQVEGNLIVPFLMGSAANLHPFSITVGVLLFGSVFGLIGSVLTVPFLIIIKSVYETFYLGRQPEVSEQKTEDLIHGELADASPDVKEGK, from the coding sequence ATGCAGAGACCGCCCTCCGTCCAGCCCCCCGTGCGGATCGTCAACCTGCTGCCCACCGCCCTGGTCGTCATCGGCCTGCTGCTGCTGCTGAACTTCTTCGGGCGGGTCAGCGCGTCGCTGCTCGCGGTCACGCTGGCCGTGCTGCTCGCCACCGCCCTGAACCCGGTGGTGGTCTTTTTCGAGCGGTGGATGTCGCGCGGGGTGGCCGCCGTGCTCACCGTGCTGGTGGTGCTGGGGGCGCTGGTGGGTCTGTTCTGGCTGGCCGTGCCGCCCATCGCCGCGCAGTTCGCCGACCTGCTTCAGGGGTTGCCCAGGGACGCCGCGCAACTGGAGGAGTACCTCAGGGAATGGCTGGACCGCACGCCCCAGCTCGCCGCCCTGGTGCAGCAGATCGACCTGGCCGCGCTGGCCCGGCGCGCGGCGTCCTGGCTGACCAACCTGTTTCCGGTGCTGCTGTCGGTCACGGGGTCGGTGGCGTCTTTCCTGTTTCTGGCGGTGGTCACCTTCATCACGCTGCTGTTCGCTCTGAGCAACCCCGTCCCCTTGATCAACGGGGTGCTGGGCGCCCTCCCGCAGCGGTACCGCCCCCAGGCCCGGGAGGCGCTGGCGAACGTGCTCAACCAGATGGGGGCCTGGGGCCGGGCCCAGGTGCTGGTCATGCTGATCATCGGTGTGGGCATGGCGGTCGGCCTGTATCTGCTGGGCGTCGAGAACTGGCTGGTCTTCGGGGTGATCAGCGCCCTCGGGGAACTGATCCCCAATATCGGCCCGATCCTCGCCGCCGTTCCGCCGGTCCTCTTCACGCTGCTGGGCGATCCGCAGCAGGCCCTGTACGTGGCGATCTACGCCGTCGTGCTGCAACAGGTCGAGGGAAACCTGATCGTGCCCTTCCTGATGGGCAGCGCCGCCAACCTGCACCCGTTCTCCATCACCGTGGGGGTGCTGCTCTTCGGCAGCGTCTTCGGGCTGATCGGCAGCGTCCTGACCGTGCCCTTCCTGATCATCATCAAGTCGGTCTACGAGACCTTTTACCTGGGCCGCCAGCCCGAGGTGTCCGAACAGAAGACCGAGGACCTGATCCACGGCGAGCTGGCGGACGCCTCCCCCGACGTGAAGGAAGGGAAGTGA
- a CDS encoding sulfatase-like hydrolase/transferase, with protein sequence MAKENGGDEQKKAQPKDGQGGGQQRPNILVLCIDQWDVHMRLPEGVELPALERLQNQGVTFDRHYCTVPICTPSRATMWTGQHAKKVGLWDNTNFAWIPTGLSPDVPTLGTMLREQGYYTAFKGKWHLSESKPGPGMLEPYGFADYQEWGDMFGSPLQGEMLDGTVAFETADWLENIAPGIDQPWLLVVGMVNPHDIMFYYSDSEAEFPEGGPIFKNMLHPAQKLGFFQDWDPELPANVHDDLLQQPMGVHSYQENIRMVYGAPPEGRDDLWKSRRNYLINCMRRVDIEFQRILDVLDRQNLWENTIVIYTSDHGEMNGAHGMHQKGAIHYDEAAIVNMTAVVPGGPQGQRTGSVGSHVDLVPTLLDFAGLGEDEMRLRYPQLRGRSLRGAILHPEQPGPRGSAQQPGDGALITWDGLNMLDPEWNASGGLGAVSDLGAGFKDGPDAALKEAGEKYGAPDFGRRTFFRAVVDGQYKLVRWFNPQEYARPGNLNDLYRQSDVTLHDLVNDPGEMENLASLDHPGYDPAVLKRMLGKLGALIERELDDDDCPFDLNMFGTREMKYKQAKAEASGDD encoded by the coding sequence ATGGCGAAAGAAAACGGCGGGGACGAACAGAAGAAAGCGCAGCCCAAGGACGGACAGGGCGGCGGGCAGCAGCGGCCCAACATCCTGGTCCTGTGCATCGACCAGTGGGACGTGCATATGAGGTTGCCGGAAGGCGTGGAATTGCCCGCCCTGGAACGCCTCCAGAATCAGGGGGTCACCTTCGACCGCCACTACTGCACCGTGCCGATCTGCACGCCGTCCCGCGCGACGATGTGGACCGGGCAGCACGCCAAGAAGGTCGGGCTGTGGGACAACACCAACTTCGCCTGGATTCCGACGGGCCTCTCGCCCGACGTGCCGACCCTGGGCACCATGCTGCGCGAGCAGGGGTACTACACGGCGTTCAAGGGCAAGTGGCACCTCAGCGAGTCCAAGCCGGGGCCGGGGATGCTGGAACCCTACGGCTTCGCCGACTACCAGGAGTGGGGCGACATGTTCGGCTCTCCCCTCCAGGGCGAGATGCTCGACGGCACGGTCGCCTTCGAGACGGCGGACTGGCTGGAGAACATCGCGCCGGGGATAGACCAGCCGTGGCTCCTCGTCGTCGGCATGGTCAACCCGCACGACATCATGTTCTACTACTCGGACTCAGAGGCCGAGTTCCCCGAGGGCGGACCCATTTTCAAGAACATGCTGCATCCGGCGCAAAAACTCGGCTTCTTCCAGGACTGGGACCCCGAGTTGCCCGCCAACGTGCACGACGACCTCTTGCAGCAGCCGATGGGCGTGCATTCCTACCAGGAAAACATCCGCATGGTGTACGGGGCGCCGCCCGAGGGCCGCGACGACCTCTGGAAGTCCCGGCGCAACTACCTGATCAACTGTATGCGCCGGGTGGATATCGAATTCCAGCGGATTCTCGACGTGCTCGACCGGCAGAACCTCTGGGAGAACACCATCGTGATCTACACCAGCGACCACGGCGAGATGAACGGTGCCCACGGGATGCACCAGAAGGGCGCGATCCACTACGACGAGGCCGCCATCGTCAACATGACGGCGGTCGTGCCCGGCGGGCCGCAGGGCCAGCGCACGGGCTCGGTCGGCTCGCACGTGGACCTCGTGCCCACGCTGCTCGACTTCGCCGGGCTGGGCGAGGACGAGATGCGCCTGCGCTACCCGCAGCTCCGGGGGCGGTCGCTGCGCGGGGCGATCCTCCACCCGGAGCAGCCGGGGCCGCGCGGGAGTGCCCAGCAGCCGGGCGACGGGGCACTCATTACCTGGGACGGCCTGAACATGCTCGACCCCGAGTGGAATGCCAGCGGGGGGCTGGGCGCCGTCTCCGACCTGGGAGCGGGCTTCAAGGACGGCCCCGACGCGGCCCTCAAGGAGGCGGGCGAGAAGTACGGTGCCCCCGATTTCGGACGGCGGACCTTTTTCCGCGCGGTCGTGGACGGTCAGTACAAGCTGGTGCGCTGGTTCAACCCCCAGGAGTACGCCCGGCCCGGTAACCTGAACGACCTCTACCGCCAGAGCGACGTGACCCTGCACGATCTGGTGAACGACCCCGGCGAGATGGAAAACCTCGCCAGCCTGGACCACCCGGGGTACGACCCGGCGGTCCTGAAGCGGATGCTGGGCAAGCTGGGCGCCCTGATCGAGCGCGAGCTGGACGACGACGACTGCCCCTTCGACCTGAACATGTTCGGCACCCGCGAGATGAAGTACAAGCAGGCGAAAGCCGAGGCGAGCGGGGATGACTGA
- a CDS encoding SulP family inorganic anion transporter: MSGLNLRTLPNDLVAGLVNGVASVPSSMATAALAGVNPVFGLYAITVAPAVGSLLASSQMMQVATTGASALTASQAIAGYSENQRAEALFLVVALAGVFLAIFGLLKAGRLVRYVSYPVMTAFLSGVALVLVFDQSAQLVGYSPQGQTSIGEFVDLLRNLGQISIQSTLVGLLALAIIVGLSRTRLSNVSSLIGLAIPTAIVAFWRPDDVQIVSDVSTIPRGLPPFGLPDLSLLSANLVFSAFALAVVVAIQGAGISQSYKNPDGSRANPSRDMFAQGAANVAGSLVSGMPTGGSVGQTALNVSAGGKSRLAGIFHSLSMLAIILLVPGLVSLVPMPVLAAVMIVAGVGAIRFADFGAIWRTAGSGRWVLVVTFLASLLVSVAAAVAIGVVAAVVLSLSSAASDVRVRALVQQEDGEIHIVDPPKKLPSRSITVIEVYGILFFAAARTLGDRLPDPAGAERPVVVLRLRGNHQIGSTLIEVLNDYAHELAEAGGRLYLAGMDEQVGERLQRARKFDLDKEVVLVPASHILGGATQEAVSAGAEWLRQFGTDVETRDEVAAWKD; this comes from the coding sequence ATGAGCGGTCTCAATCTGCGCACCCTCCCCAACGATCTCGTCGCCGGGCTGGTCAACGGCGTGGCGAGCGTGCCGTCCAGCATGGCGACGGCGGCGCTCGCGGGCGTCAACCCGGTTTTCGGCCTGTACGCCATCACCGTCGCGCCCGCCGTGGGGAGCCTCCTCGCCAGCTCGCAGATGATGCAGGTGGCGACCACCGGAGCGTCCGCCCTGACGGCGAGCCAAGCCATCGCGGGCTACTCGGAGAATCAGCGGGCCGAAGCCCTTTTCCTCGTCGTCGCGCTCGCGGGCGTCTTCCTGGCGATCTTCGGGCTGCTGAAGGCCGGACGCCTGGTGCGCTACGTCTCCTACCCGGTGATGACCGCCTTTCTCTCCGGGGTGGCGCTCGTGCTCGTCTTCGACCAGTCGGCCCAACTCGTCGGCTACAGCCCCCAGGGGCAGACCAGCATCGGGGAGTTCGTGGACCTGCTGCGGAACCTCGGGCAGATCAGCATTCAATCCACCCTCGTCGGGCTGCTTGCGCTCGCCATCATCGTGGGGCTGTCGCGGACGCGGCTGAGCAATGTCTCCTCGCTCATCGGGCTGGCGATCCCGACCGCCATCGTCGCGTTCTGGCGGCCCGACGATGTCCAGATCGTGTCCGACGTGAGTACGATCCCGCGTGGCCTGCCGCCGTTCGGGCTGCCGGACCTCAGCCTGCTCTCGGCCAACCTGGTCTTCTCGGCGTTCGCCCTCGCGGTCGTCGTCGCCATCCAGGGCGCGGGCATCAGCCAGAGCTACAAGAACCCGGACGGCAGCCGGGCCAACCCTTCGCGCGACATGTTCGCGCAGGGGGCCGCCAACGTCGCCGGGAGCCTCGTGTCGGGGATGCCCACCGGCGGCTCGGTCGGGCAGACCGCGCTGAACGTGAGCGCCGGGGGCAAGAGCCGCCTGGCGGGCATCTTCCACAGCCTGTCCATGCTGGCGATCATCCTGCTGGTGCCGGGCCTGGTGAGCCTCGTCCCCATGCCCGTGCTCGCCGCCGTGATGATCGTGGCCGGGGTCGGCGCGATCCGCTTCGCGGACTTCGGCGCCATCTGGCGCACCGCCGGGTCGGGTCGGTGGGTGCTGGTCGTGACTTTCCTCGCGTCGCTCCTCGTCTCGGTGGCGGCGGCGGTCGCCATCGGTGTCGTGGCGGCGGTCGTGCTCAGCCTCTCCTCCGCGGCGAGTGACGTGAGGGTGCGGGCCCTCGTGCAGCAGGAGGACGGCGAGATTCACATCGTGGACCCGCCGAAGAAGCTGCCGAGCCGCAGCATCACCGTGATCGAGGTCTACGGCATCCTCTTCTTCGCGGCGGCCCGCACGCTCGGCGACCGTCTGCCGGACCCTGCCGGGGCCGAGCGTCCCGTGGTGGTGTTGCGCCTGCGGGGGAATCACCAGATCGGTTCGACGCTGATCGAGGTCCTGAACGACTACGCGCACGAGCTGGCGGAGGCGGGCGGGCGTCTCTACCTGGCGGGGATGGACGAGCAGGTGGGTGAGCGCCTCCAGCGCGCGCGCAAGTTCGATCTCGACAAGGAGGTCGTCCTCGTCCCGGCAAGTCACATCCTCGGGGGGGCGACGCAGGAGGCGGTGTCGGCGGGGGCCGAGTGGCTGCGCCAATTCGGGACCGACGTGGAAACGCGTGACGAAGTGGCGGCATGGAAGGATTGA
- a CDS encoding SulP family inorganic anion transporter → MSDPMPATAKAAPGESRWGKLRQDTIAGLINAVVSVPDGLASAALAGVNPVYGLYTSIAAPVAGSALVSAQLMQVSTTTASALAAGQAIASYPAAQRDGALFLLVLLVGVFLAIFGVLRLGRLVRFVSHAVMTGFLTGVAAVLVLDQLAPLVGYSPRGANEIVQFVDLLRNPAQFNVPTVVTGVVALALVFGLARTRLATLASLVALVVPTLLVVLLGWGAVQQVADVSPIPRGLPTLTLPDLGLLSPALLLAALSLAVVIAVQGAGVSQSVENPDGRPVNPSRDMIAQGVANAASGLLSGIPAGGSVGQTALNVSIGARTRWAGIFGGVWMLAIVLLFPSLVGRVPMAVLAALMIQAGISAINTREVRSIWKTGGAARWAILVTFAATLVLSVPVAVAVGVGLTVILFLSSSASDVTVRERLTLPDGRVAEVVPPKTLPSEQVIVLDVYGSLFFAGARTLREALPSPQGSTRPAVVLRLRGRTRVGATLIEVLDDYADDLAEVGGRLYLSGVDEDVGEQLREAGKLDMGGSVHVVPAGDVIGASTDQAVTSARGWLGSMRSDTPRMKRA, encoded by the coding sequence ATGAGTGACCCGATGCCCGCCACCGCCAAGGCCGCCCCCGGCGAGTCGCGCTGGGGCAAACTGCGGCAGGACACCATCGCCGGATTGATCAACGCCGTGGTCAGCGTCCCCGACGGGCTGGCCTCGGCGGCGCTGGCGGGGGTGAATCCGGTCTATGGCCTGTACACCAGCATCGCCGCGCCCGTCGCCGGGAGTGCCCTGGTCAGCGCCCAACTGATGCAGGTGTCCACCACCACCGCCTCGGCCCTGGCGGCGGGGCAGGCCATCGCGAGCTATCCGGCGGCCCAGCGGGACGGGGCGCTGTTCCTGCTCGTCCTGCTCGTCGGCGTCTTCCTGGCGATCTTCGGCGTGCTGCGGCTGGGGAGGCTGGTGCGTTTCGTGTCGCACGCGGTGATGACCGGCTTCCTGACCGGGGTGGCGGCGGTGCTCGTCCTCGATCAGCTCGCGCCGTTGGTGGGGTACAGCCCCCGGGGGGCGAACGAGATTGTGCAGTTCGTGGACCTGCTGCGGAACCCCGCGCAGTTCAACGTGCCCACCGTCGTGACGGGCGTGGTGGCCCTCGCCCTCGTCTTCGGGCTGGCGCGGACCCGGCTCGCCACGCTGGCCTCCCTGGTCGCGCTGGTGGTGCCGACGCTGCTGGTCGTTTTGCTGGGCTGGGGGGCGGTGCAGCAGGTGGCGGACGTGAGTCCCATCCCGCGCGGCCTGCCCACACTGACGCTGCCCGACCTTGGCCTGCTCTCGCCCGCGCTGCTGCTGGCGGCCCTCTCGCTCGCGGTGGTGATCGCCGTGCAGGGGGCGGGGGTCAGCCAGAGCGTGGAGAACCCCGATGGCCGCCCGGTCAACCCCTCGCGGGACATGATCGCGCAGGGGGTGGCAAACGCGGCGAGTGGCCTGCTCTCGGGCATCCCAGCGGGCGGCTCGGTCGGTCAGACGGCGCTCAATGTCAGTATCGGCGCGCGCACCCGCTGGGCGGGCATCTTCGGCGGCGTCTGGATGCTCGCCATCGTGTTGCTCTTTCCGAGTCTCGTCGGGCGGGTGCCGATGGCGGTCCTCGCGGCGCTGATGATTCAGGCGGGCATTAGCGCGATCAACACGCGCGAGGTGCGCTCCATCTGGAAGACGGGTGGCGCAGCCCGCTGGGCGATCCTCGTGACCTTCGCGGCGACGCTGGTGCTCTCGGTGCCCGTCGCAGTGGCGGTGGGCGTCGGGCTGACGGTGATCCTCTTCCTGTCCTCCTCGGCGAGCGACGTGACCGTGCGCGAGCGCCTCACCCTGCCCGACGGGCGCGTGGCCGAGGTTGTCCCGCCGAAGACCCTGCCCAGCGAACAGGTCATCGTGCTCGACGTGTACGGCAGCCTCTTTTTCGCGGGGGCGCGGACCCTGCGGGAAGCCCTGCCCAGCCCCCAGGGGAGCACCCGCCCGGCGGTGGTGCTGCGCCTGCGGGGCCGGACCCGGGTGGGCGCCACCCTGATTGAGGTGCTCGACGACTACGCCGACGACCTCGCGGAGGTAGGCGGGCGGCTGTACCTCAGCGGGGTGGACGAGGACGTGGGCGAGCAACTGCGGGAGGCGGGCAAGCTCGACATGGGCGGCTCCGTCCATGTGGTGCCCGCCGGGGACGTGATCGGCGCCTCGACGGACCAGGCCGTGACCTCCGCGAGGGGCTGGCTGGGCAGCATGCGAAGCGACACGCCGCGTATGAAGAGGGCCTAG